A genomic region of Candidatus Delongbacteria bacterium contains the following coding sequences:
- a CDS encoding rhodanese-like domain-containing protein: MKLLKGLVVASLVASLSLFTGCSDDDNNNDPAQTQFDLLSAYTDAHLADWTASGWIKDASDVYNNLAARYVIDMRSAADYGTGHIEGAVNATPSTLLSVAGNAGGKTIAVVCYTGQTASWATMALRMSGYADAYAMKYGMSAWNQTYAGSWDGGCSDTYVADFVTTAPPALPTYDAPALSGSQTSGADILADRVQAVLQGGFLTKTAASVFADLSGYNVINYWSEADYTTFGHIPGALQVSPGTLFADQNLSVLDPAGQNVLYCWTGQTSGFMSFYLNVMGYETYSLKFGANSMIHGNLGGHAWGTGGIVDYNYPVVTN, encoded by the coding sequence ATGAAACTGTTGAAGGGCCTTGTGGTGGCCTCTCTGGTCGCGTCGCTCAGCTTGTTCACGGGCTGCTCCGATGATGACAACAACAACGATCCGGCGCAGACCCAGTTCGACCTGCTTTCTGCGTACACCGATGCCCATCTCGCCGACTGGACGGCCAGCGGCTGGATCAAGGATGCCTCGGATGTCTACAACAACCTTGCCGCGCGCTATGTCATCGACATGCGTTCGGCAGCCGACTACGGAACCGGACATATCGAAGGTGCCGTGAACGCCACCCCGTCCACCCTGCTGAGCGTTGCCGGCAATGCCGGCGGCAAGACGATCGCCGTGGTCTGCTACACCGGCCAGACCGCCAGCTGGGCCACCATGGCCCTGCGCATGAGCGGCTACGCTGACGCCTATGCCATGAAGTACGGCATGTCCGCCTGGAACCAGACCTACGCCGGTTCCTGGGACGGTGGCTGCTCCGACACATACGTGGCGGATTTCGTCACCACCGCGCCGCCCGCCCTGCCCACCTACGATGCCCCGGCGCTGAGCGGAAGCCAGACCTCCGGTGCCGACATTCTGGCCGACCGCGTGCAGGCCGTGCTTCAGGGTGGATTCCTGACCAAGACCGCCGCCAGCGTGTTCGCCGACCTCAGCGGCTACAACGTCATCAACTATTGGTCCGAAGCCGACTATACCACCTTCGGTCACATTCCCGGCGCGCTGCAGGTCAGCCCGGGCACCCTGTTCGCCGACCAGAACCTGAGCGTGCTGGACCCCGCCGGTCAGAATGTGCTCTATTGCTGGACGGGCCAGACCAGCGGTTTCATGTCCTTCTACCTGAACGTGATGGGTTATGAGACCTACAGCCTCAAGTTCGGCGCCAATTCCATGATTCATGGAAACCTCGGTGGCCATGCCTGGGGCACTGGCGGCATCGTGGACTACAACTATCCCGTGGTGACCAACTGA
- the ndhC gene encoding NADH-quinone oxidoreductase subunit A yields MSYLVLLLFAGLAFGLVAVGLLISRLLAPRTPGEVKGRAYECGETTIGGSRLQFNAGFYLIGLLFLVFDVEAAFLFPWALVIRELGMAGLIEVVLFVALLLVALVYAWKRGVMQWV; encoded by the coding sequence ATGAGTTACCTGGTGCTGCTGCTCTTCGCCGGTCTGGCTTTCGGCCTGGTCGCGGTGGGCCTGCTGATTTCCCGCCTGCTGGCCCCGCGCACTCCCGGTGAGGTCAAGGGGCGTGCCTACGAATGTGGCGAAACGACCATCGGCGGCAGCCGCCTGCAGTTCAATGCCGGCTTCTACCTGATCGGGCTGCTGTTTCTGGTGTTCGATGTGGAAGCGGCCTTCCTCTTCCCATGGGCCCTGGTGATCCGAGAACTGGGCATGGCCGGACTGATCGAGGTGGTGCTGTTCGTGGCCCTGCTGCTGGTGGCGTTGGTCTATGCCTGGAAACGGGGGGTGATGCAATGGGTGTGA
- a CDS encoding NADH-quinone oxidoreductase subunit B produces MGVSPDPELAQNVLLTRLEDVIAWARSNSLWPLTFGTSCCAIEMMMAAGASHNDLARFGAEVTRPSPRQADLLILAGTIVKRMAPRLRTLYEQMAEPRYVIATGSCTISGGPFVYHSYSSLRGVDDIIPVDVYVPGCPPRPEGLFYGILTLQKLIRERTGWKHSERRHAPVMAALPPGIGVDDIRAELCGPLVAENRVDLADPFADRVARPGDQGRYHPDPPARETPQ; encoded by the coding sequence ATGGGTGTGAGTCCCGATCCGGAACTGGCCCAGAATGTGCTTCTGACCCGCCTGGAAGACGTGATCGCCTGGGCGCGTTCCAACAGCCTCTGGCCCCTGACCTTCGGCACCAGCTGCTGCGCCATTGAAATGATGATGGCCGCCGGTGCCTCGCACAATGACCTGGCCCGCTTCGGCGCCGAAGTCACCCGGCCTTCTCCGCGTCAGGCCGACCTGCTGATTCTGGCGGGCACCATCGTCAAGCGCATGGCTCCGCGTCTGCGCACGCTCTACGAGCAGATGGCCGAACCGCGTTACGTGATCGCCACGGGCTCCTGCACCATTTCGGGCGGGCCCTTCGTGTATCACTCGTACTCCAGCCTGCGCGGCGTGGATGACATCATTCCCGTGGACGTCTACGTTCCCGGCTGCCCCCCGCGCCCCGAAGGGCTGTTCTACGGCATTCTGACCCTGCAGAAACTGATTCGCGAACGCACGGGCTGGAAACACTCCGAGCGGCGCCATGCTCCCGTGATGGCCGCCCTGCCTCCGGGCATCGGGGTGGACGACATCCGGGCGGAACTCTGCGGCCCGCTGGTGGCCGAAAATCGCGTGGACCTGGCTGACCCCTTCGCCGACCGTGTGGCCAGGCCGGGTGACCAGGGCCGATACCACCCGGACCCTCCAGCCAGGGAGACTCCACAATGA
- a CDS encoding NADH-quinone oxidoreductase subunit C, with protein MSPADLRSRLEALLPGLEFLEASDRLCLTLPAERLLDVAALLRRTPELAFDLLSDHCAVDRPAEQQIELLWQLDSTSHNHCLALSVTLPRENPVSPSLHTIWTNALWQEREVYDLFGVLYDNHPDLRRLFLEDDWKGWPLRKDYEDDFMITEPGGGRR; from the coding sequence ATGAGCCCCGCGGACCTGCGCAGTCGCCTGGAAGCCCTGCTGCCAGGACTGGAATTTCTTGAGGCCAGCGACCGCCTCTGTCTGACACTGCCGGCAGAGCGCCTGCTGGACGTGGCCGCTCTGCTGCGGCGGACGCCCGAGCTGGCCTTCGACCTGCTCAGCGACCACTGCGCCGTGGACCGGCCTGCCGAGCAGCAGATCGAGCTGCTCTGGCAACTGGACTCCACGTCTCACAACCATTGCCTGGCTCTGAGCGTGACACTGCCCCGCGAGAACCCGGTCAGCCCCAGCCTGCATACCATCTGGACCAATGCCCTCTGGCAGGAACGCGAAGTCTACGACCTGTTCGGTGTGCTGTACGACAACCACCCGGATCTGCGCCGCCTGTTCCTCGAGGACGACTGGAAGGGCTGGCCGCTGCGCAAGGACTACGAGGACGATTTCATGATCACCGAACCCGGTGGAGGCCGGCGATGA
- a CDS encoding NADH-quinone oxidoreductase subunit D → MSVRLTSLDEVTRPPRGADGPLATQEYFINMGPQHPATHGVLRLVLKLDGETVREVIPVLGYIHRSIEKIAEHQTYRQFVHLTDRLDYLSCLMNNWCVAKTVEAAAGIETNARIEHIRTLMSELQRLQSHTLWWGVLGMDLGAFTPFLYGFRDREGITEILEETIGARLTMNYIQPGGLMSDIHPDFVRKVKAWITGFRPHLEEYEQLVSGNLIVHERLVDVGVLSAERAVALGTSGPVLRASGVPWDLRKVRPYGVYDQLDFDVAVGTVGDSWDRYHVRVEEMRQSLRMVEQLLDGIPEGPFMTMKPAAKIRLPEGRFYGELETARGILGLQIVSDGKEFPWRAHLRTPNFNNLWCITEIARGWRLADLVAIASTLDLVVPDIDR, encoded by the coding sequence ATGAGCGTGCGCCTGACCAGCCTGGACGAGGTGACCCGTCCACCCCGGGGCGCCGATGGCCCCCTGGCCACCCAGGAATACTTCATCAACATGGGGCCCCAGCACCCGGCGACTCACGGTGTGCTGCGCCTGGTGCTCAAGCTGGATGGCGAGACCGTACGCGAAGTGATTCCCGTGCTGGGCTACATCCACCGCTCCATCGAGAAGATCGCCGAGCACCAGACCTACCGTCAGTTCGTGCATCTCACGGATCGGTTGGACTATCTGTCCTGCCTGATGAACAACTGGTGCGTGGCCAAGACCGTGGAAGCGGCCGCCGGCATCGAGACCAACGCGCGCATCGAGCACATCCGCACCCTGATGTCCGAGCTGCAGCGCCTGCAGAGCCACACGCTCTGGTGGGGCGTGCTGGGCATGGACCTGGGCGCCTTCACCCCCTTCCTCTACGGCTTCCGTGACCGCGAAGGCATCACGGAGATCCTGGAAGAGACCATTGGCGCCCGCCTGACCATGAACTACATCCAGCCCGGTGGGCTGATGAGTGACATCCACCCGGACTTCGTGCGCAAGGTCAAGGCCTGGATCACTGGATTCCGCCCCCACCTCGAGGAATACGAGCAGCTGGTCAGCGGCAACCTGATCGTGCACGAACGCCTGGTGGACGTGGGCGTGCTCAGCGCCGAACGCGCCGTGGCCCTGGGCACATCCGGACCGGTGCTGCGCGCCAGCGGAGTGCCCTGGGACCTGCGCAAGGTGCGCCCCTACGGTGTGTACGATCAACTGGACTTCGACGTGGCCGTGGGCACCGTGGGCGACAGCTGGGACCGCTACCACGTGCGCGTGGAAGAAATGCGCCAGTCGCTGCGCATGGTGGAACAGCTGCTGGACGGCATTCCCGAAGGCCCCTTCATGACCATGAAACCCGCCGCCAAGATCCGCCTGCCCGAGGGTCGGTTCTACGGCGAACTGGAAACCGCGCGCGGCATCCTGGGCCTGCAGATCGTCAGCGACGGCAAGGAATTCCCCTGGCGCGCGCACCTGCGCACGCCCAACTTCAACAACCTGTGGTGCATCACGGAAATCGCCCGGGGCTGGCGTCTGGCCGACTTGGTGGCGATCGCTTCCACACTGGACCTGGTAGTGCCGGACATCGACCGATGA
- the nuoH gene encoding NADH-quinone oxidoreductase subunit NuoH — protein MPLLPAGGSPLDLFNTLLVTLSLPVSQRASAALPDNLWLAAFWMAVSLAGVMAAFTVLGLVLVYAERKVAAHFQCRLGPMRVGPHGIFQTVADTVKLLSKEDLVPTGADKLLFFLAPGLVLSGSLLAMALVPASPWLQVTDLSIGVVFVLAVGSLSVLGILLGGWSSNNKWSLLGAMRAGAQIVSYELTATLAVLAVVMLAGSMSLNGIIQSQQAGWWIWRAPVAGLLGFLLFVIASTAEVNRTPFDIPEGESELAAGFHTEFSGLRFAFFFLAEFLNMFVASAIAATLFLGGWLPFHIGDWQAFNGAMDLIPPVLWFGLKTGGLIFLMMWFRWTFPRLRVDQLMRLEWTFLLPVSLLNLLLCALLVLLGGVIFPGGF, from the coding sequence ATGCCTCTTCTGCCCGCGGGCGGCTCGCCCCTTGACCTGTTCAATACGCTGCTGGTCACGCTCTCGCTGCCCGTGAGCCAACGTGCCAGTGCCGCCCTGCCCGACAACCTCTGGCTGGCCGCCTTCTGGATGGCCGTGTCACTGGCAGGCGTGATGGCGGCCTTCACCGTGCTCGGTCTGGTGCTGGTCTACGCCGAGCGCAAGGTGGCCGCTCACTTCCAGTGCCGCCTGGGTCCCATGCGCGTGGGGCCGCACGGCATCTTCCAGACCGTGGCCGACACGGTGAAACTGCTCTCCAAGGAAGACCTGGTGCCCACGGGCGCCGACAAGCTGCTGTTCTTCCTGGCCCCCGGACTGGTGCTCAGTGGGTCGCTGCTGGCGATGGCTCTGGTACCGGCCAGCCCCTGGCTGCAGGTCACGGACCTCTCGATCGGCGTGGTCTTCGTGCTGGCGGTGGGCAGCCTGAGTGTGCTGGGCATTCTGCTGGGAGGCTGGAGCAGCAACAACAAGTGGTCGCTGCTGGGAGCCATGCGCGCCGGAGCCCAGATCGTGAGCTACGAGCTGACCGCCACCCTGGCCGTGCTGGCCGTGGTGATGCTGGCCGGTTCCATGAGCCTCAACGGCATCATCCAGAGCCAGCAGGCGGGCTGGTGGATCTGGCGGGCTCCCGTGGCCGGGTTGCTGGGCTTCCTGCTCTTCGTGATCGCCAGCACCGCCGAAGTGAACCGCACGCCCTTCGACATTCCCGAAGGCGAGAGCGAGCTGGCCGCGGGATTCCATACCGAGTTCTCGGGCCTGCGCTTCGCCTTCTTCTTCCTGGCCGAGTTCCTCAACATGTTCGTGGCCAGCGCGATTGCCGCGACCCTGTTTCTGGGCGGTTGGCTGCCTTTCCACATCGGCGACTGGCAGGCCTTCAACGGCGCGATGGATCTCATTCCCCCCGTGCTCTGGTTCGGACTGAAGACCGGCGGGCTGATCTTTCTGATGATGTGGTTCCGCTGGACCTTCCCCCGTCTGCGGGTGGACCAGCTGATGCGCCTGGAATGGACCTTCCTGCTGCCCGTCTCCCTGCTCAACCTGCTGCTCTGCGCCCTGCTGGTGCTGCTGGGCGGCGTGATCTTCCCCGGAGGATTCTGA
- a CDS encoding 4Fe-4S binding protein, with the protein MPLIDLGTAAREGLRGQQEVGGQSVSVIRAPRPIPQGLAGRTVNGLGSLLTGMRITFRYFRKPSTVVTRQYPENRDTLKMPERYRARLIFLYEEDGLHRCTGCRICEKACPNTSIIIATQKGEASKKPEIERYTWRLDTCTFCNACVQACPHDAIIFDGKFESSVFDRRLLVYNLNTYAGPHSALAAKIEDPEARAASMVPVGRYDGALPLSGTAMDGLPALESRGGTKE; encoded by the coding sequence ATGCCCCTGATTGACCTGGGAACCGCCGCGCGGGAAGGGTTGCGCGGCCAGCAGGAAGTGGGCGGGCAGTCGGTGTCCGTGATCCGGGCCCCGCGCCCGATCCCCCAGGGCCTGGCCGGACGCACGGTCAACGGACTGGGCAGCCTGCTCACCGGCATGCGGATCACCTTCCGCTATTTCCGCAAGCCCTCGACGGTGGTCACGCGCCAGTACCCCGAGAACCGTGATACGCTGAAGATGCCCGAGCGCTACCGGGCCCGGCTGATCTTCCTGTATGAGGAAGATGGCCTGCATCGCTGCACGGGCTGCCGGATCTGCGAGAAGGCCTGCCCCAACACATCCATCATCATCGCCACCCAGAAGGGCGAAGCCAGCAAGAAACCCGAGATCGAACGCTACACATGGCGACTGGACACCTGCACCTTCTGCAATGCCTGCGTGCAGGCCTGCCCCCACGATGCGATCATCTTCGATGGCAAGTTCGAGAGCTCGGTCTTCGACCGCCGCCTGCTGGTCTACAACCTCAACACCTACGCCGGCCCCCATTCCGCTCTGGCGGCCAAGATCGAGGATCCCGAAGCCCGCGCCGCCTCGATGGTGCCCGTGGGACGCTACGACGGCGCACTGCCGCTCTCGGGCACAGCGATGGACGGCCTGCCCGCCCTCGAGAGCCGCGGGGGGACAAAGGAATGA
- a CDS encoding NADH-quinone oxidoreductase subunit J — MNLAIPFFWCFALASIALALGVVLSRRILRSALYLTGVLLCGAVFYLLLGAEFLAGIQILVYIGGIVVLLVFTIMLTHSSELEEAPPATLRLLGAAMASLAFLGLGVWMVGASALSETPNALAQPLDGVTAQLGRQLLSAGEGGSVLPFELLSVLLLLAAVGGVYVARKTSEKDSSKETPA, encoded by the coding sequence ATGAACCTGGCGATTCCCTTCTTCTGGTGCTTCGCCCTCGCCAGCATCGCACTTGCCCTGGGCGTGGTGCTCTCGCGGCGCATCCTGCGCAGTGCCCTGTATCTCACGGGCGTGCTGCTCTGCGGGGCCGTGTTCTATCTGCTGCTGGGCGCCGAATTCCTGGCGGGCATCCAGATTCTGGTCTACATCGGCGGCATCGTGGTGCTGCTGGTGTTCACGATCATGCTCACCCACAGCAGCGAGCTCGAGGAAGCACCTCCGGCCACCCTGCGCCTGCTGGGCGCGGCCATGGCCAGCCTCGCCTTCCTGGGCCTGGGAGTCTGGATGGTGGGCGCGTCGGCCCTTTCCGAGACACCCAACGCACTGGCCCAACCCCTGGACGGTGTCACGGCCCAGCTGGGCCGCCAGTTGCTCTCGGCCGGTGAGGGTGGCAGCGTGCTGCCCTTCGAACTGCTGAGCGTGCTGCTGCTGCTGGCCGCCGTGGGTGGGGTCTATGTGGCACGCAAGACCTCGGAGAAGGATTCCAGCAAGGAGACCCCCGCATGA
- the nuoK gene encoding NADH-quinone oxidoreductase subunit NuoK: MNWPSGWEPTAAHWLLLGLTLFSIGIFGVLSRRSAIGVLLSIEILLNAGALTLVALFACLHPGRVEGMLGALFIIAVAAAEVAVAMAVFVTLFKTRHSTDVTHMNSLKG, translated from the coding sequence ATGAACTGGCCCTCCGGCTGGGAACCCACGGCCGCGCACTGGCTGCTGCTGGGGCTGACCCTGTTCTCGATCGGGATCTTCGGCGTGCTCAGCCGGCGCAGCGCCATTGGCGTGCTGCTGAGCATTGAGATCCTGCTCAACGCGGGCGCACTGACTCTGGTGGCGCTCTTCGCCTGCCTGCACCCCGGGCGCGTCGAGGGCATGCTGGGCGCGCTCTTCATCATCGCCGTGGCGGCCGCCGAAGTGGCCGTGGCGATGGCCGTGTTCGTGACCCTGTTCAAGACGCGGCACAGCACGGATGTGACCCACATGAATTCGCTGAAAGGCTGA
- the nuoL gene encoding NADH-quinone oxidoreductase subunit L gives MSELIPQLAQAASDPLLSRAWLVPGLPLAGFLLNGLVIRPLKKEWVGPLATTLVFASMVLSWLLALRYYSFFPAGGAHPALVSWQLPWLQASPDLVFGMGTLLDPASLLLLVVVTTVSAFVHLYSIGYMADDPGKARYFTFLNLFTFSMLGLVLASNMVQLYVCWELVGASSFLLIGFYFSKPSAVAAAKKAFIVTRFADLGLLLGTLLLSWMGWQLLPGLQATGMAAADSMPADFAVLNSAGFHDAVLSLPWTVGGLSLLSLSLLLVFMGAAGKSAMFPLHIWLPDAMEGPTPVSALIHAATMVVAGVYLVARLFPAFAAAGQPLQVVAFVGAFTCLFAALLACRQDDIKRVLAYSTLSQLGYMMFALGVASMDHPLGYTASLFHLFTHAFFKSLLFLGAGAVIHAVHSNSIREMGGLRRKMPLTHLAFLLAVLAIAGLPPFSGFFSKDEILRAALESGHTWVYATGMLVAVLTPFYMARIYLVAFLGEPRSEAAAHAHDAPWTMTVPLLVLAALAVAAGWLPMGQYVSTGAEHAGAHGIDWSIAAPATLASLLGLGLAWWLHGSDPARSAARRDSLFAALGPIGRAIDARFWIDEIWLFVTRKIVFNLVAAPIAWFDRNVVDGAVNLTGWLARIGGAGLTLIQNGQVQAYATWLVSGAVGLGLLLWFLLP, from the coding sequence ATGAGCGAGCTGATTCCCCAGCTGGCCCAGGCCGCCAGTGATCCTCTGCTGAGCCGGGCCTGGCTGGTGCCCGGGCTGCCGCTGGCGGGTTTCCTGCTCAATGGGCTGGTGATCCGTCCGCTGAAGAAGGAGTGGGTCGGACCGCTGGCCACCACGCTGGTCTTCGCCAGCATGGTGCTGAGCTGGTTGCTGGCCCTGCGCTACTACAGCTTCTTCCCTGCGGGTGGCGCACATCCTGCTCTGGTGAGCTGGCAGCTGCCCTGGCTGCAGGCCAGCCCCGATCTGGTCTTCGGCATGGGCACCCTGCTCGATCCGGCCTCGCTGCTGCTGCTGGTGGTGGTGACCACGGTGAGCGCCTTCGTGCACCTGTACTCCATCGGCTACATGGCCGACGACCCGGGCAAGGCGCGCTATTTCACCTTTCTGAATCTGTTCACCTTCAGCATGCTGGGGCTGGTGCTGGCGTCCAACATGGTGCAGCTCTATGTCTGCTGGGAACTGGTGGGTGCCAGCAGTTTCCTGCTGATCGGCTTCTACTTCAGCAAACCGTCGGCGGTGGCGGCGGCCAAGAAGGCCTTCATCGTGACACGCTTCGCCGATCTGGGGCTCCTGCTGGGCACGTTGCTGCTGTCATGGATGGGCTGGCAACTGCTGCCCGGCCTGCAGGCCACGGGCATGGCCGCGGCGGACAGCATGCCCGCGGATTTTGCCGTGCTCAATTCCGCGGGTTTTCACGACGCCGTGCTCTCCCTGCCCTGGACCGTGGGCGGCCTGAGCCTGCTCAGCCTGTCGCTGCTGCTGGTCTTCATGGGCGCAGCAGGCAAGAGCGCCATGTTCCCGCTGCATATCTGGCTGCCCGATGCAATGGAAGGCCCCACACCCGTTTCGGCCCTGATTCACGCCGCCACGATGGTGGTGGCCGGTGTCTATCTGGTGGCCCGGCTCTTCCCGGCCTTCGCCGCCGCGGGCCAGCCGCTACAGGTGGTGGCATTCGTGGGGGCCTTCACCTGCCTCTTCGCCGCGCTGCTGGCCTGCCGTCAGGACGACATCAAGCGCGTGCTGGCCTACAGTACCCTCAGTCAATTGGGCTACATGATGTTCGCACTGGGCGTGGCCAGCATGGATCACCCGCTGGGGTACACCGCCAGCCTGTTCCACCTGTTCACCCATGCCTTCTTCAAGTCCCTGCTCTTCCTGGGCGCGGGCGCGGTGATCCACGCGGTGCACAGCAACTCGATCCGGGAGATGGGCGGGCTGCGCAGAAAGATGCCGTTGACCCATCTCGCCTTCCTGCTGGCCGTGCTGGCCATCGCGGGCCTGCCGCCCTTCTCTGGGTTCTTCTCCAAGGACGAAATCCTGCGCGCGGCGCTGGAAAGCGGACACACCTGGGTCTATGCCACCGGCATGCTGGTGGCCGTGCTCACTCCCTTCTATATGGCGCGGATCTACCTGGTGGCCTTCCTGGGTGAACCGCGCAGCGAGGCGGCCGCGCACGCCCACGACGCCCCCTGGACCATGACCGTGCCCCTGCTGGTGCTGGCTGCTCTGGCCGTGGCTGCGGGCTGGCTGCCCATGGGCCAATACGTGAGCACGGGTGCCGAACACGCGGGCGCACACGGCATCGACTGGAGCATCGCGGCTCCGGCCACACTGGCCTCGCTGCTGGGACTGGGTCTGGCCTGGTGGCTCCACGGCAGTGATCCGGCGCGATCGGCAGCACGCCGTGACTCGCTGTTTGCCGCACTGGGTCCCATCGGGCGAGCCATCGACGCGCGCTTCTGGATCGATGAGATCTGGCTGTTCGTCACCAGGAAGATCGTCTTCAATCTGGTGGCCGCCCCCATTGCCTGGTTCGACCGCAACGTGGTGGACGGTGCCGTGAATCTCACCGGCTGGCTGGCCCGCATCGGCGGTGCCGGCCTGACTCTGATCCAGAACGGCCAGGTCCAGGCCTACGCCACCTGGCTGGTAAGCGGTGCGGTGGGCCTGGGCCTGCTGCTCTGGTTCCTGCTGCCCTGA
- a CDS encoding NADH-quinone oxidoreductase subunit M has protein sequence MGLVSLILLLPLLTALALLLVPGENKPLLRGISFVGSLATLVLSLVLAVMYWQQAVRGADPAAIGSDTVLHFSERLLWFPSLGIQYLVGLDGISAAMLVLTGIIIFTAVLASWTMEDRLKEFFVLLFVLVAGVFGVFVSFDLFLFLVCYEVAVLPMYLLIGIWGTGQRKYAAMKLTLMLLLGSAGIIVGFLALYHQSGLATFDLLALGSVHYPPAFQQWVFPAIFIGFGVIGALYPFHTWSPDGHASAPTGVSMLHAGVLMKLGGYGVLRIAIYLLPEGAKHWALAFLVLTTINIVYGSLGAIRQKDLKYFTAYSSVSHCGFILFGLCTLNLMGFKGAVIQMFSHGIMTGLFFGLIGMVYGRTHTRILSEMGGLAKVIPWLAVSFYIGGLASLGLPGFSGFIAELHVFLGGFFGNPWTSQTLTRTLTVIATASIVITAVYVLRGLATVFHGPVTNPHFETLPPVLWHEKLATGILIATLALVGMIPATLTQLIETSLQPMLARLNGF, from the coding sequence ATGGGCCTCGTATCCCTCATTCTGTTGCTGCCCCTGCTGACTGCCCTGGCGCTGTTGCTGGTGCCCGGCGAGAACAAGCCCCTGTTGCGCGGCATTTCCTTCGTCGGATCACTGGCCACGCTCGTGCTCAGTCTGGTGCTGGCCGTGATGTACTGGCAGCAGGCCGTCCGCGGGGCCGACCCAGCGGCGATCGGCAGTGACACCGTACTCCATTTCAGTGAGCGCCTGCTCTGGTTTCCCAGTCTGGGCATCCAGTATCTGGTGGGCCTGGACGGCATCTCGGCGGCCATGCTGGTGCTCACGGGCATCATCATCTTCACCGCCGTGCTGGCCTCGTGGACCATGGAGGACCGTCTCAAGGAATTCTTCGTGCTGCTCTTCGTGCTGGTGGCCGGGGTCTTCGGCGTGTTCGTCAGTTTCGACCTGTTCCTGTTCCTGGTCTGTTACGAAGTGGCCGTGCTGCCCATGTACCTGCTGATCGGCATCTGGGGCACGGGACAGCGCAAGTACGCGGCGATGAAACTGACCCTGATGCTGCTGCTGGGCTCCGCGGGCATCATCGTGGGCTTTCTGGCCCTGTATCACCAGAGCGGGCTGGCCACCTTCGACCTGCTGGCGCTGGGCAGCGTGCACTATCCGCCAGCCTTCCAGCAGTGGGTCTTCCCCGCCATCTTCATCGGCTTTGGCGTGATCGGCGCACTCTACCCCTTCCACACCTGGAGCCCGGACGGCCACGCCTCGGCCCCCACGGGCGTCTCGATGCTGCACGCGGGCGTGCTGATGAAGCTGGGGGGGTACGGTGTCTTGCGCATCGCGATCTATCTGCTGCCCGAGGGGGCCAAGCACTGGGCGCTGGCCTTTCTGGTGCTGACCACGATCAACATCGTCTACGGCAGCCTGGGTGCGATTCGTCAGAAGGACCTCAAGTACTTCACCGCCTACAGCAGCGTCAGCCACTGCGGGTTCATCCTCTTCGGCCTCTGCACCCTGAATCTGATGGGCTTCAAGGGCGCGGTGATCCAGATGTTCAGCCATGGCATCATGACCGGCCTGTTCTTCGGCCTGATCGGCATGGTCTACGGACGCACGCACACCCGCATCCTCAGTGAAATGGGTGGCCTGGCGAAGGTGATTCCATGGCTGGCCGTGAGCTTCTACATCGGCGGTCTGGCTTCGCTGGGGCTGCCCGGCTTCTCCGGTTTCATCGCCGAGCTGCATGTGTTCCTGGGCGGCTTCTTCGGCAATCCATGGACCTCGCAGACCCTCACCCGCACCCTCACGGTCATCGCCACGGCCTCGATCGTGATCACCGCGGTATACGTGCTGCGCGGCCTGGCCACGGTCTTCCACGGCCCGGTGACCAACCCGCACTTCGAGACTCTGCCGCCCGTGCTGTGGCACGAGAAGCTGGCCACGGGCATTCTCATCGCCACTCTGGCTCTGGTGGGCATGATTCCCGCCACCCTGACCCAGTTGATCGAAACCTCGCTCCAGCCCATGCTGGCGCGCCTGAACGGATTCTGA